In the genome of Zobellia nedashkovskayae, the window TAATTATACCACAAAATCTCAGGAGGCTATTCAGCAAGCCCAGCAGGTTGCGCAAGGTTTAGGCCACCAGCAGATAGAGAATGAACATTTGTTCAAAGCAATTTGGGAAGTAGATGAAAACGTTCTTCCATTCATTCTCAAGAAATTGAATATTAATGTTCCTTTAATACAGCAAATATTAGACAAAGAGTTAGAAAGCTTTCCAAAAGTTTCTGGAGGCGATATAATCTTATCTAGAGAAGCTGGAAAAACATTAAACGAAGCGAGCATTATTGCTAAAAAGATGGATGATGAATTCGTTTCCATAGAACACCTTTTGCTTGCTATTTTAAAATCTAACAGTAAAATTGCCCGAATATTAAAAGATCAAGGCGCCACTGAAAAAGATTTAAAAGCAGCTATTGATGAGTTACGTAAAGGAGGCAAAGTAACTTCACAAAGTGCTGAAGATACTTATAACTCACTTGAAAAATACGCAAAAAACCTTAATCAGTTAGCAGATAGCGGAAAGCTAGACCCTGTTATTGGCCGTGATGAGGAAATACGCCGTATTCTACAGATTTTATCCCGTAGAACCAAAAACAACCCTATTCTGGTAGGTGAACCAGGTACTGGTAAAACTGCAATAGCCGAAGGACTTGCCCATAGAATTGTACAAGGCGATGTTCCTGAGAATTTAAAAGATAAAATTATTTATTCTTTAGATATGGGTGCTCTTATTGCAGGAGCCAAATACAAAGGTGAGTTCGAGGAGCGATTAAAATCCGTTATCAAAGAAGTCACTTCTTCAGATGGCGATATTGTATTGTTCGTTGATGAGATTCACACCCTTGTTGGTGCAGGTGGAGGCCAAGGTGCCATGGATGCTGCAAACATCTTAAAACCAGCATTGGCTCGTGGAGAGCTTAGAGCAATAGGTGCTACTACTCTAGACGAATACCAAAAGTATTTTGAAAAAGATAAAGCCTTAGAGAGACGATTTCAAAAAGTAATCGTAAACGAACCTGATACCGAGAGTGCAATTTCAATTCTACGTGGTATTAAAGAAAAATATGAAGCTCACCATAAAGTCCGCATTAAAGATGAGGCAGTAATTGCAGCGGTAGAATTATCTCAACGCTACATTACCAATCGTTTTTTACCGGATAAGGCTATTGATTTAATGGATGAGGCCGCAGCGAAATTACGAATGGAAATCAATTCTAAACCTGAAGAATTAGATGTTCTTGACCGTAAAATTATGCAGCTCGAGATTGAGATAGAAGCTATTAAACGGGAGGATGACAAGGCTAAACTAAAAGTATTGAACGTTGATTTAGCGAATTTCAAAGAAGACCGTAATGAGCTATTTGCTAAATGGGAAAGTGAAAAATCGGTTGTAGATGAGATTCAAAAAACTAAACAGGATATAGAAGGGTTTAAAGTTGAAGCAGAACGTGCTGAGCGTAATGGAGATTACGGTAAGGTAGCTGAACTTAGATACGGTAAAATAAAAGAATCCCAAGAAAAATTGGCGGATCTTCAATTAGTATTGGACGAACAGCAATTGGGAGACACCTTAATCAAAGAAGAGGTAACCAATGAAGACATTGCTGAAGTTGTAGCAAAATGGACCGGAATACCGGTTAAAAAAATGCTGCAGAGCGAGCGTGAAAAACTTTTACAATTAGAGACTGTATTACACAAAAGGGTTGTTGGTCAAAACGAGGCTATTGAAGCGGTATCCGATGCCATAAGAAGAAGTCGCGCTGGACTGCAAGATTCAAACAGGCCTATTGGTTCATTCCTATTTCTAGGTACAACTGGGGTTGGTAAGACCGAGTTAGCAAAAACTTTGGCTTCCTATCTTTTTGATGACGAAAGTGCAATGACCCGTATTGATATGAGCGAATACCAAGAACGCCATTCAGTAAGTAGATTGGTAGGAGCGCCTCCAGGGTATGTAGGTTATGATGAAGGCGGTCAATTAACAGAGGCTGTGCGTAGAAGACCATACTCCGTAATACTGCTTGATGAAATTGAAAAAGCACACCCTGATACTTTCAATATTTTGTTGCAAGTATTGGATGAAGGAAGACTAACGGATAATAAAGGACGTGTTGCAGATTTCAAGAATAGTATTATAATTATGACCAGTAACATGGGAAGTAATATCATTCAAGAAAAATTCGAAAACAGCAAAGACCCTTACAGCGCAACTGAAGCTGCACGAGTGGAGGTTCTTGGGTTATTACGAAAAACGATACGACCGGAATTCCTTAACCGTATTGATGACATCATCATGTTTACACCTTTAAGTCGTGAGGATATCACCAAAATTGTTAGACTACAGTTAGATGGCTTAAAGAAAAACATTGCTAAGCAACATATAACTATTGATGCTACAGAAGAAGCAATTAATTATTTAGCCAATAAGGGTTACGACCCACAATACGGAGCTCGTCCTATAAAAAGGGTTATACAGAAAGATGTTTTAAATAGTCTATCCAAAGAACTCTTAAGCGGTAACATAAAAGCGGAAAGTATTGTTCTCATCGATTCCTTTAACGATGAACTGGTATTTAGAAATCAAGATGAATTGGTAGAATAGTTTCATTAATTTATAAATAATAATAATAATAATAGAATTTTAAAAGCACCCCAAAAAAGGGTGCTTTTTTTTGCTTAGTATATACCATACAGTATATAAATTATTTATCTTCGTATAAAACTGCACCCTATGTCTACTAAAGCCGAAAGAACTACAGCCTTTATTATTGAAACTGTCGCCTCTGTTTTTAACAAACATGGTTACATCGGAACCAGTATGAGCGACCTTACTGAAGCCACAGGGCTTACAAAAGGAGCTATTTACGGCAACTTCGAGAATAAAGAGGCATTAGCACTATCTGCTTACCAATACAATAGCAACCTACTTTTATCTAAAATAGACGATGTGCTTGGGGAAAAGAGCAATGCTCTTGACAAACTTGGCAACCTAACTGATTTCTACAGGAATTACGATACGTTCACATTAAGTATGGGCGGTTGTCCTATTTTAAACACTGGTGTAGATGCGCAATATAACAACAGATTGTTGGTAGCAGCAAATAAAGAAGTAATAAAAGAAATGGAAGGCAAAATTGCCTTAGTGCTGGAAGATGGTGTTAAGAAAAACGAATTACACCTTCCGGTTACACCTACGCAATTCGCAAAGCAACTTTTTACAATGATTCAAGGTGCTATTGCTATGGCTACGATGACCAGTGACAAAAAATACCTTACCAACACCATCGCTTATCTAGAGGTTCTGATTAAAAAGGAGCTTAAGAAGTAATTGGACTAATTATTTCTTTCCGTATTTTACAGAACATAAGTTTTAAGATTCAAAAACGCACCTAGTCTGCGTATCAGTTCTCCTGAGAAAAAACTTTAAACAACCTGTTGCCTATTTACCTTACTTCCCTACCACTCTAAAAATCCAAGTCTTTCCGCTGAACTTACCGTCAAAATTGCTGTCTCTTGCATTTCTGGCTTGCCCCATTGTATCAAAACGGTTTAAATACACATAATGGAATTTGTTCTTGCTGCGTATAAATGAATCTGGCTGAAGTCCTTTTCTTTCCAAATCGGCCACAAAGGCATCAAAGTACTTTTTGGTACCAAACACATTTGCTATTAAGTAATAGCCTGGCTCTAGCCCGGCCTCAGCCTGGACTTCTTCATACTTCTCTCCTTTACGAGGTGTAACCGCTTCTTGTTGTGTCAATTTAGTTTCTTGGGCTGCTTTCTCTTGAACCGGTTTTACTGCAGCAACAGCGGCGGCTTCAGCTTTCTCTTTTGCTTCTTTAATTTTTTGTGCTTCAGCCAAGGCTTTTTCTTGTTTGGCTTTATTGATTGCGTCTAATTTTCTTACCTGTTCTGCCTCTTCAATTTTTGCAAGTTCTGCCGCTTTCGCTTTTTGAGCCATTTCGTCTTTCTGCTGCATAGCTTCTTTTTCAGTAGCTTCCACCAATGCTTCTTCAACTTTCATTTGCTCTTCAGCCTCTTTCTTGAGACGCTTCTCTTCTTTCTTTAAAGCTAACGCTGTTTCTTTTTCAGCTTTCGCTATAGAATCTTGGGCACTTTTTTCCTGCTTACGGCGTTCCTTTTCTTGTTTTTTAGCTAGTTTACCTTCTGATTTAGATTCTTCCGCTAGTTCCTCTGCTTTTTCAAGTTCTTCGGTAAGAGTTTCGTTTTTCTTTACCTCTTCTGCTTCGGCCTTAGCCAACGCGGCAGATTCTATTTGGTCCAACTCATTTTCTTCTGAAATCACAGAACCAACCATTTTATGTCGCTCTTCGGGTTTACCAAAGAAATACGCGGCCATCAACTCAAAAGAAGATTCTGTACTTACTGATGAATCTGCTCCAAACTCTACCAACGCACCTAAAGACACATGATTAAAAAAGGTGCCTCCTACGCCTACACCATATCCGTAAAAATTATTAAATCCTAACTGGCCCCAATATTTATTAGTGTTCAAAAGGGCGTTAAAACCAATTTGATTGGCCTGCCCCGGAATAGTACGTAAGTACATAGATGGGCGCACAAATGCATTCATTGCAGCCCCTAGCGTAACCGGAAAATCATAGGAAACAAGACCCATATATACTTTATCTTCTTTCTCCGTATTGACTTCTTTTTCTGTAAAATTATAATCGAATAAATTTTCGGAAGCAAAACCCAACGTAAGTCTTTCTACACTAAGACTAACACCCGGCGCCATTTGCAAAATAAAATCATCAACAGATGATGACTGTGGCAATGGAAAATCTGGATCAACAATAAAACGGTCATCTGCCAAAGATTGCTGAAACCCAAAAACATTAGCTCCAACCGATAATTTTACTGTTTCATTGAGGTCAAAACTATATGCGTAGTTGATTACCCCACCCGTATCAAAATAGATACCTGTATTTTGCTGAAAAAATGCAGCGCCAACAGTAGACTTATTGTTTAATTTTCTGGTGTAATTTAAAAATTGGGTTGTAGGGTTACCATCTATAGTTTGCCATTGCCAACGCACCCAATAAGCCAAAGAATTGGCATTGTTTCTATCTACCGAATAAGCGGGATTAAATAGACTTGCGTTGTAAGTCGTTAAATTATGTTGCCTTAAATCTGCAGGTAAACGAGATTCTTGACTCCGCAGAACCAAAACAGACAGTAAAAAAAGAAATGTATATATAGTTCTGAGCATGATTACAAAAAAACAAAAACCAGTATTCTTACATACTTTTTCTGTTTAAATTTAGTTAATATTTATGCAAGAGTTTTCAACCAAAAACTATTACTTATTATGCAACGGATCAAATCCCTTTATATTATTCTTTTTGTCACGTTAATTTTCACAAGTTGCAAGGACGGTCAAAAAGCAGACCAAGATACAAACGCCAAAGGTGTTGTTTCTACCTTCTATTTTATTCGCCATGCTGAGAAAGACCGATCAGATACCGAAAATACAGATCCAGAATTAAATCAACGTGGCTTAGGAAGAGCTATGCATTGGGCCGAAATTCTAAAAGACGTTGAGCTAGACGTTATTTACACTACAGACTACGAAAGAACTTCTATGACCGCAGCACCAACCGCTGTCAAAAAAGAGCTTGATGTAAAATACTATGAACCTCAGAATGTAAACATAGAACGGTTTAAGACCGATAATCTAGGTAAAAAAGTCCTTGTTGTTGGCCATAGCAACACCACGCCTGAATTCGTAAATAAGATGATTGGCGAAGATTTATATTACGAAATGGACGATAGCGATAACGGGAGTCTTTTTATAGTTCAACTCGCTAACGGTCAAGCCACTTCACAACGCATCCACATTAACTGTAACTGCCCAAAAGAACGTTAACCGAATTTCTTAGGTATATATTGTAAGTGGTATCAATTTTTAATATACCCTTATCGCTTTTCTATGCCAATGAATTAGCCTATAATTTAGAGAACTTCACTATTTTTGTGCTATGGTTCAAAAGAACGTCAACATAAAGAATAAAAAGGCCAAGTTTGAATACGAGTTCATAGACACTTATGTAGCTGGTATTGTTTTGGCAGGAAGTGAAATAAAATCTATCCGAGAGGGTAAAGCGTCAATAACTCAGAGTTTTTGCGAGTTTAACGACCGCGGAGAGCTTTTTGTCATCAACATGCAAATTGATGAGTATTCTCACGCTTCCCACTTTAATCACAAGCCAAAGGCCGAACGTAAGTTGCTAATGAACAAGCGCGAGCTTACTAAATTGCGCAAAGAAGTCACCACTTCTGGTTTTACCATTGTACCCATAAACCTATTCACAAACGATAGAGGACTAGCTAAATTAAAAATTGCGTTAGGAAAGGGTAAAAAACTATATGACAAACGCGAAACCCTGAAAGACCGTGATAACCAACGTGATCTTTCAAGAATAAAGAAAAGTTTCAATAATTAAGTTGATTGCTTAATTCTTATTTTCAAGAAGCGGTACAAAACGGAAAGAACCGAATTCCTTCTTTTCAAATTCCTTTTCAGATTTTCGAATAAATAATGTCATAATTTGATCATCCGTTCCCACAGGTATCACCAATCTTCCGCCAATTTTTAATTGACTCATAAGTGCTTTTGGCACTTCCGGAGCCCCAGCAGTAACAATAATCCCGTCATAAGGCGCTTCTCCTGGTAGACCTTTGTAACCATCTCCAAAAATGAGCTTCTTTGGACGGTATCCCATTTTTCTAAAGAAAATTTTAGTCTTCTTAAAAAGCTCGGATTGGCGTTCAATTGTATAAACCTTTGATCTAAGAAGTAACAATACTGCGGTTTGGTATCCACTTCCCGTTCCTATTTCTAGAATTTTATGGTCAGGTTTTACCTCCAACAATTCAGATTGAAAAGCAACGGTATATGGTTGTGAGATAGTCTGGTCTGCCCCTATCGGAAACGCTTTGTCTTGATAGGCATGGCCTTCAAAACTGCTATCCATAAATAAATGCCGCGGTATAGTACGTATGGCTTCCAGTACATTTTTATCGGTAATGCCTTTAGCTACCAATATTTCGGCCAGCTTATTACGCATTCCCCTATGTTTTAAAGTATCTCTCAACGGTTTGGTTTTGGAACGTAAAGTTAACTTGTAAATCTTCAATTCACAAGTATACCGCCTAAATGTCAGCCTTCATTTTTTTAAAGATTATCAAACCTGAATCTTCTCTAATCAAACCCGAAAACTCCTAAAGTATCCTTATTTTTGATATAAATTGAAATTATGCTTAGAGTTGGCGTATTAGGCGCAGGTCATTTAGGAAAAATACATTTACGTCTACTTAATGAATCCGACAAATATGAATTAGTTGGTTTCTATGATGCAGATGCCATAAATGGAAAAAAAGTAGCAGATGAATTTGGATATCACTACTATGAGAACATTAATAAACTTATAGAAGCGGTAGATGTGGTTGATATTGTAACCCCTACCCTTTCTCATTTTGATTGCGCCAAAAAGGCCATAGAAAAGGGAAAGCATATCTTCATAGAAAAACCCATAACCAATACTTACGAAGAAGCCACAGAGCTTTTGGAATTAGAAAAAAAGTATAATGTAAAAGGGCAAGTAGGACATGTGGAGCGGTTTAATCCCGCTTTTTCTGCTGTAAAACATCAGATTAATACGCCTATGTTCATTGAAAGTCATCGTTTGGCAGAGTTCAACCCACGTGGAACGGATGTACCAGTGGTTCTCGACTTAATGATTCATGACATAGATGCTATTCTTAGCGTAGTAAACTCTGAGGTGAAACAAATTAATGCCAGTGGCGTTTCTGTTATTAGTAAATCTCCGGATATTGCCAATGCGCGAATAGAGTTTGAAAATGGCTGTGTGGCCAATTTAACGGCCAGTAGAATTTCCTTGAAGAATATGCGTAAATCGCGTTTCTTTCAAAAGGATGCCTACATATCCGTAGACTTCTTAGAGAAAAAAGTTGAAGTAGTAAAAATGAAAGATGCTCCTGAAAAAGTGGGCGATTTTGACATGGTACTGCAAAACGCAGAAGGCGAAAAAAAGCAAATCTATTTTGAAAACCCGGAAGTGGGTACAAACAACGCAATCCTAGACGAACTAGAGAGTTTTGCCGATGCTATTGCGAACGACACTACGCCAATCGTAAGCTTAAAGCAGGGTACACAAGCACTGAAAGTAGCCTTGCAGATTATTGCTTCATTTTAGAACTAAAACACCACATATGCAACATATAGCGGTTATAGGTGCCGGTACCATGGGAAATGGAATTGCCCATGTTTTTGCTCAAAACGGCCATAAAGTAAACTTGATCGATATTTCTGAAGATTCGCTAGCCAAAGGGTTGACAACAATCACGAAAAATCTTGACAGAATGTTGGCCAAAGAAAAGATAAGCGAGAGTGATAAAGTAGCTACTTTAAACAACGTTTCAACTTTCACTACCTTAAAAGAAGGTGTTACAAACGTAAATTTAGTAGTTGAAGCGGCTTCTGAAAACTTGACTGTTAAACTCGGTATTTTTAAAGAACTAGATGCTATTTGCGATGAAAGTACGATTCTAGCAACCAATACATCTTCCATATCAATTACACAAATTGCGGCGGCAACAAACCGACCACAGAAAGTGATTGGTATGCACTTTATGAATCCGGTGCCTATTATGCAATTGGTAGAGATTATTCGCGGCTATAGTACTTCTGACGAAACTACACAGCAAATCATGGAGTTGTCCAGCCATTTAGGGAAAACGCCTACTGAAGTAAATGATTACCCTGGTTTTGTAGCTAACAGAATATTAATGCCTATGATTAACGAGGCTATTGAAACCCTTTATAATGGCGTAGCCGGTGTTTCGGAAATAGATACCGTAATGCAATTAGGGATGGCGCACCCAATGGGACCTCTGCAATTAGCAGATTTTATTGGTCTAGATGTATGCCTATCAATTCTAAACGTCATGTATGATGGCTTTAAGAACCCTAAGTATGCACCCTGTCCACTATTAGTAAATATGGTAACGGCTAAAAAACTGGGTATAAAATCCGGAGAAGGTTTCTATGATTATAGCGAGTCTAGAAAAGCTGAAAAGGTTTCATCTCAATTTTCATAAAATTTTTAATACACAAATTTACCGATGATAAAAGACAACCTTTTAGAAATCAAAAATACACTTCCTGACCACGTAACCTTGGTTGCTGTTTCCAAAACGAAACCAGACGAAGATTTAATGGAAGCCTATGCTGCCGGCCAGCGCATCTTTGGAGAAAACAAAGTACAGGAAATGGTGGGTAAGTGGGAAAGACTTCCCAAGGACATAAAATGGCATATGATTGGGCACTTACAGCGCAACAAAGTCAAATATATGGCTGAATTTGTTGATTTGATTCATGGTGTGGATAGTTTTAGGTTGTTGACAGAAATCAACAAAAGAGCGGAACAAAATAACCGCACTATTGATTGCCTCCTTCAGATTCACATTGCAGAAGAAGATACCAAGTTTGGATTGGATAATGAAGAGCTTAATGCCATTCTTAAATCAGAAGAGTACCATCAGCTTAAAAATATAAATGTTGTGGGATTAATGGGCATGGCCACTTTTACTGATGACGAAACGCAAGTTAAAAGGGAATTCAAACAATTGAAATCGATTTTTGACGCTATTAAACCAGAAAACCCACAGATAACAATTTTATCCATGGGAATGAGTGGTGATTACCAAATGGCTATTGAGGAAGGAAGTACTATGGTACGCATTGGAAGTAGTATCTTTGGAAAACGAAACTATTAATATCTTCCTTTTAACCACAAAAGACCTTCACCACAGAACAAAAACGCATACATGTATTCCATTTTAGATATAGAGACCACAGGAGGGAAATTTAATGAAGAGGGCATTACCGAAATTGCTATTCATAAATTTGATGGACATAAAGTGGTAGACCAGTTTATTAGTTTGGTAAATCCTGAAAAGGATATTCAACCCTTTGTTGTAAAACTTACGGGTATCAACAACAAGATGTTACAAACCGCCCCCAAATTCCATGAGATTGCCAAACGGATTGTTGAAATTACAGAAGACACCGTTCTAATTGCCCATAATGCTCAATTTGATTATAGGATATTACGAACAGAATTTAGAAGATTAGGCTATAATTTTGAGCGAAAGACCTTGTGTACGGTAGAACTGTCCAAAAAACTGATTCCCGAAGCAGAATCTCATAGCCTTGGTAAGCTAGTTAGGTCTTTAGGTATTGCGGTAAGCGACCGTCACAGAGCAAATGGTGATGCTTTGGCAACCTTGCAACTCTTTAAAATTCTTCTTTCCAAAGACCTAGATAAAACCATTATAAAAAGTGTCATCCGCAAAGAAACCGAAGGCGAACTCTCTGATCGTCAATTAGACATTGTAGATTCCTTACCCTCTGAGACCGGTGTTTATTATATGCATGACAAAGACGGTGAGATATTATATCTAGGGAAAAGCACGAACATTAAGAAAAGAGTAAACCAACATTTTACTAAAGGTGGTGGACGAGCTAGACAATTACAAAAAGCCACCAAAAAAGTTACTTTTGAAAGAACTGGAAACGAATTAGTAGCTCTCTTAAAAGAGAACGAAGAAATTAAAAGAATCCGAACGAAATATAATCATAGACCAAAAGCCGTAAGTTTTAGCCATGGTGTGTATGTTGAAAAAAATGATACCGGTTATGACACTTTAAAGGTTAAAAAGATTACTGGAAGAAATGGTGCGTTTGCGACATTCAATAGCGAAGCAGGTGCCACTAATTTCATTTTTAAAATCACCCGAGAGTTTAATCTTTGCGATAAGCTAAACGGAATATCAGAAGCAAAAAAGAATTGCTCCAATTACGATGAAGGCGAATGTCTTGGCGCATGTATATCCAAAGAGCCTGCTGAAGACTACAACCAAAGAGTTACAGAGGCTGTTAACAAATACTCGTTGAATAATAAAAATGTTGTAATTGTAGATAAAGGACGAGAAATTGGTGAATACAGTGCTATATTGATTAAAAATGGTGATTTTAAAGGTATTGGCTATTATAACCTTAATCATCAAATCAATAATATTCATATCTTAGAATCTATAATTGCACCTATGCAGGGTAATGATAATACAACACATATTATTGAAAATTACATGCGTAAAAAACATGGTCTAAAAATTCTTGAAATAAGTAATTAGTAAAAGTTGAGACAAAACAAACCCGATAAAGGCTGGAAATACAAGGTTCATGAAGTTATTTATGAAGCGGACACACCTTTGGGTAAATGGTTTGACATTCTATTGTTTGTTTTGATTATTATTAGTGTGCTCTTGGTAATGCTAGAGAGCGTAAAATGGATAGATGCGGAGTATCATGAAATACTTTTTATTCTAGAATGGATAGTTACTATTCTATTCACCATAGAATATATAGCTAGAATTGTTAGTATAAAACAGCCTAAGAACTATATTTTTAGCTTCTATGGTGTAATAGATTTACTTTCTACAATTCCTTTGTACTTGTCCTATATTTTTGCTGGATCTCAAGTATTATTGGCTATTCGGTCCCTACGCCTCTTAAGAGTATTCAGGATATTAAAATTGGTGAGGTTTTTAGGAGAGGCGTCTCAATTAAAAAATGCATTAAAGGCAAGCAGAGCAAAAATTACCGTTTTCCTTTTTGCCGTACTTATCCTTTCCGTAATCTTAGGTACGTTAATGTATTTGATAGAAGGGGATGAAGCTGGCTTTACCAGCATACCTACCAGCATCTATTGGACTATTGTAACCCTTACTACGGTAGGTTATGGAGACATTGCCCCAATAACGCCACAAGGACAATTTATAGCTACTTTGATCATGCTTGTAGGTTATGGCGTAATTGCCGTTCCAACAGGTATCGTAACTGTAGAATTTGGAAAAAAATCGCAAGCACAAAAAACAATTGGCGATAAACATTTTGTTCATGTCAACACGCAAGCTTGTAGGAATTGTTCAAAAGAAGGGCACAGAGATGATGCCACCCATTGTTATAACTGTGGAAGCGAACTGTAATGGAGAAAATACTTTTATCCGTTGTAGGCCCTACCGCTATTGGCAAAACTAAACTTGCCATAGCTCTCGCAAAACATTTCAAAACAGAAATAATCTCGGCAGACTCTAGGCAGTTTTTCAAAGAGATGAGAATAGGTACGGCTGTACCCACACCGGAAGAATTAGCGCAAGCCAAACATCATTTTATACAACACATCAGTGTTTTTGATTCTTATTCCGTAGGTGATTTTGAACGCGATGCCCTTCATTTACTTGATGAACTCTTTAAGGTAAATGATATTGTGATAATGGTAGGTGGCAGCGGACTTTATACTAAAGCCGTAGCCGAGGGTTTAGACGATTTTCCAAAGGTAGACCCAAAAATTCGGGAGCAACTCAATGCAGAATTTGCAGAAAATGGAATTGAAAGCCTGCAAAACGATTTAAAAAATAGAGACCCCGACTATTATGCAACGGTAGATCTAAACAACCCACATAGACTCATTAGAGCCTTGGAAATTTGTATTGGAACCAATACACCTTACTCCTCTTTTCTTTCCAAAAACAAAAAAAATCGTCCTTTTAAAACGGTTACTGTTGGTATAGAAGCTGATCGCACGCTTATTTACGAGCGCATTAACCAACGTGTAGACATCATGGCTCAAGAAGGACTTATTGAAGAAGCGAAGCAATTAGAGAAGTACAAAGAACTAAATGCTTTGCAGACCGTTGGTTACCGAGAGCTTTTTACCTATTTTGAAAAGAAAGAAAAATTAGAAGATAGCATTGCCGAAAGTGACCTTACTTTCGCTTTAGAAGAAATAAAGAAAAATACCCGCAGGTTTGCCAAAAGACAATTAACTTGGTTCAAAAAAAACGAAGCAACCATTTGGGTTTCTTATGATGCAGATTTCCAAGAATTGATAGCGAGTTTAAATAACATTATACCAAATGAAAAGTAAAAACCCCATAATATTTGTCATGGGCGTATCCGGCTCTGGTAAAAGCACCATAGGCAAACTTTTAGCAGAAGAGTTGAGTTTAGAATTCTATGATGGGGATGACTACCATCCGGAAGTAAACGTAAAGAAAATGGCCGATGGTAACCCTTTAGATGACAATGATCGCCAAGGTTGGCTAGAAAGACTAAATGTCCTAGCTATTGAGAATACTAAAAATGGAGCTGTTATAGCTTGTTCTGCACTTAAAACTAAATACCGTACCATTTTACAAAACGGAATTGATAAAAAGCTAAATTTTGTTTACTTGAAAGGTTCTTTTGAAGAAATTATGGCTCGTCTTGAGCTACGGCAGAATCATTTTATGCCGCCAGAATTGCTTCATTCACAATTCAATACGCTAGAAGTACCGGAAGACGCCATTACAGTTTCCATAATGCATACGCCTAAAGAAATTGTATTCAAAATAATAACAGCGTTATAAGAAAATAAAAAGCCGTGCTATATAAATATAGCACGGATTTTTTAATTTTAAATATTCGGTTTTATACGTCTTCTTTAACAACCAATCTGAAACCTTCTCCGTGAATGTTTAAGATTTCAACCGCATCATCTACCTTAAGATACTTTCTTAGTTTAGCAATATAAACATCCATACTACGAGACGTGAAATAGTTATCATCTCTCCATATTTTTGTCAATGCCAACTCTCTAGGCATTAAATCATTTTCATGAAGTGCCAAAAGACGTAAAAGCTCATTCTCTTTTGGAGAAAGCTTAATAGCCTCTTCTTCTTTATACTTTAAAAATCTAAGTTTAGAATTCAGTTGGAAATTACCTATTTTAAATTCGAATTTCTTACTGTCTGCCAAT includes:
- the miaA gene encoding tRNA (adenosine(37)-N6)-dimethylallyltransferase MiaA, giving the protein MEKILLSVVGPTAIGKTKLAIALAKHFKTEIISADSRQFFKEMRIGTAVPTPEELAQAKHHFIQHISVFDSYSVGDFERDALHLLDELFKVNDIVIMVGGSGLYTKAVAEGLDDFPKVDPKIREQLNAEFAENGIESLQNDLKNRDPDYYATVDLNNPHRLIRALEICIGTNTPYSSFLSKNKKNRPFKTVTVGIEADRTLIYERINQRVDIMAQEGLIEEAKQLEKYKELNALQTVGYRELFTYFEKKEKLEDSIAESDLTFALEEIKKNTRRFAKRQLTWFKKNEATIWVSYDADFQELIASLNNIIPNEK
- a CDS encoding gluconokinase; amino-acid sequence: MKSKNPIIFVMGVSGSGKSTIGKLLAEELSLEFYDGDDYHPEVNVKKMADGNPLDDNDRQGWLERLNVLAIENTKNGAVIACSALKTKYRTILQNGIDKKLNFVYLKGSFEEIMARLELRQNHFMPPELLHSQFNTLEVPEDAITVSIMHTPKEIVFKIITAL